In the genome of Ralstonia pickettii DTP0602, one region contains:
- a CDS encoding long-chain fatty acid--CoA ligase — protein MPPDRDTTKRISDIPRHWAAQTPDHAAVFEDGRTVTFAQLWAGIEDAQRYLEAQGVGTGDRVLVAAENCLAVITLVFALSELGAWPVVVNARVSEREIEVIRAHCRPRLMLFTHAASPDALRHGVRYRAREIAPAGLGPLMAGAVDAASEREPEALAREVAALIYTSGTTGQPKGVMVTHRGLLHFARVTVESRRMQADDCAYAVMPMSHVFGLGTLLVSTFQAGASLYLSARFNAADVTAAIRQGAITLLQGVPTMFNRIVAHVRASGLPLAPSPRLRYLYTGGGPLDPTLKQEVEAMFGQPLHHGYGMTEYAGSLFVTRMDRPRSDCSAGEIVEGAQLQVVGPDGMPVPEGEPGELWVRGPGVMRGYYRAPELTAEALRPDGWLNTGDLGRLGPDGALFIVGRTKDLIIRSGFNVYPIEIESVINTHPSVRLSAVVGQPTPDGNEEVIAFVEIQDGEKFDAAALHEYLIDRLSPYKRPEKILRVATIPTTASGKLLKQQLRQLVAEQK, from the coding sequence ATGCCCCCGGACCGAGACACCACCAAACGGATCAGCGACATCCCACGCCACTGGGCCGCCCAGACCCCCGACCATGCGGCCGTGTTCGAGGACGGCCGCACCGTTACCTTCGCGCAGTTGTGGGCAGGGATCGAGGACGCGCAACGCTATCTTGAAGCGCAGGGCGTCGGCACCGGCGACCGGGTGCTGGTCGCGGCCGAGAACTGCCTGGCCGTGATCACGCTGGTGTTCGCCTTGTCGGAGCTGGGCGCGTGGCCGGTGGTGGTCAACGCCCGCGTGTCGGAACGCGAGATCGAGGTGATCCGGGCGCATTGCCGACCGCGCCTGATGCTGTTTACCCATGCCGCCTCGCCTGACGCGCTGCGGCACGGCGTGCGCTACCGGGCTCGGGAAATCGCCCCCGCCGGCCTTGGCCCGCTGATGGCCGGCGCCGTCGACGCGGCCAGCGAGCGTGAGCCGGAAGCGCTGGCGCGCGAGGTGGCCGCGCTGATCTACACCTCCGGCACCACCGGTCAGCCCAAGGGCGTGATGGTCACGCACCGGGGCCTGCTGCACTTTGCCCGCGTCACGGTGGAATCCCGCCGCATGCAGGCCGACGACTGCGCCTATGCGGTCATGCCGATGTCGCACGTGTTCGGGCTGGGCACGCTGCTGGTCTCGACCTTCCAGGCCGGTGCCAGCCTGTACCTGAGCGCGCGTTTCAATGCGGCCGACGTCACCGCGGCGATCCGCCAAGGTGCGATCACGCTGCTGCAGGGCGTGCCGACCATGTTCAACCGCATCGTCGCGCACGTACGCGCGAGCGGCTTGCCGCTGGCGCCGTCGCCAAGGCTGCGCTACCTGTACACCGGTGGCGGGCCGCTCGACCCGACGCTCAAGCAGGAAGTCGAGGCCATGTTCGGCCAGCCGCTGCACCATGGCTACGGCATGACCGAGTATGCCGGCTCGCTGTTCGTGACGCGCATGGACCGGCCGCGCAGCGATTGCTCGGCGGGAGAGATCGTCGAAGGCGCCCAACTTCAGGTGGTCGGCCCTGACGGCATGCCGGTGCCGGAGGGCGAACCGGGCGAACTGTGGGTCAGGGGACCGGGCGTGATGCGCGGCTACTATCGCGCACCGGAACTGACCGCCGAGGCGCTACGCCCCGACGGCTGGCTCAACACTGGCGACCTTGGCCGGCTGGGTCCTGACGGCGCGCTGTTTATCGTCGGCCGCACCAAGGACCTAATCATCCGTTCCGGCTTCAACGTCTATCCGATCGAGATCGAATCGGTCATCAACACCCATCCGTCCGTGCGCCTGTCCGCCGTGGTCGGCCAGCCGACCCCAGACGGCAACGAGGAAGTGATTGCCTTCGTCGAAATCCAGGATGGTGAGAAGTTTGACGCGGCGGCGCTGCACGAATATCTGATCGATCGCCTGTCGCCATACAAGCGTCCGGAGAAGATCCTGCGCGTGGCCACCATCCCCACCACGGCCAGCGGCAAGCTGCTCAAGCAACAGCTCAGGCAGCTGGTCGCGGAACAGAAGTAG
- a CDS encoding hypothetical protein (K12603: CNOT6, CCR4; CCR4-NOT transcription complex subunit 6) → MWRVKGHVRVFANTTAMSEFLPAVLRTYLVNHPDVTIDMHERLSPDIVRAVQEGMVDIGIIAGNVRTEGLEAMPYRRDRLVLATALSNPLAESNGVDFIDTLDYDFIGLPEASAIHNFLKRAAADLQRELRWRVQVSNFETACRMVEANVGVGVLPESTAARHANTMALRIVKLNDEWAERKLQICVAELGALPLFARKLVDLLVEDGLGRQD, encoded by the coding sequence TTGTGGCGGGTGAAGGGCCATGTGCGCGTTTTTGCCAACACGACCGCGATGAGCGAGTTCCTGCCTGCCGTGCTGCGTACCTACCTTGTCAACCATCCCGACGTGACCATCGACATGCATGAACGGCTGAGCCCGGACATCGTGCGCGCCGTCCAGGAGGGGATGGTCGACATCGGCATCATTGCTGGCAATGTGCGTACCGAAGGGCTGGAAGCGATGCCTTACCGGCGCGACCGTCTAGTGCTTGCCACCGCATTGAGCAATCCGCTGGCCGAGAGCAATGGCGTCGATTTTATCGATACGCTGGACTATGACTTCATCGGCCTGCCGGAAGCCAGCGCGATCCACAACTTCCTCAAGCGCGCTGCGGCGGACCTGCAGCGCGAACTGCGTTGGCGCGTCCAGGTCAGCAACTTCGAGACCGCGTGCCGGATGGTCGAGGCAAATGTCGGTGTCGGCGTTCTGCCCGAGAGCACCGCCGCGCGCCACGCCAATACGATGGCGCTGCGCATCGTCAAGCTCAACGACGAATGGGCCGAGCGCAAGCTGCAGATCTGCGTGGCCGAACTCGGCGCCTTGCCGCTGTTTGCGCGCAAGCTGGTCGACCTGTTGGTCGAGGACGGCCTCGGGCGCCAGGACTGA
- a CDS encoding 2,4-diaminobutyrate decarboxylase (K01580: E4.1.1.15, gadB, gadA, GAD; glutamate decarboxylase [EC:4.1.1.15]) yields MNWVMQMKPDSSREESSKSTDGGDDCPLRWFDADRGAFESLERLIAEHPADFFAGERFDPVGACGTREAVFASVELPETPTSPQAHADHLLNDVFRHVMPVASPTFVGHMTSSLPSFMPSLAKVVAALNQNVVKLETSGALTGLERQVIGMLHKLVFGQDSAFYARWLHDADHALGAICSGGTVANLTALWASRNNLLGARDGFAGIHRAGLMAALRHYGHDGLAIVVSERGHYSLRKAADVLGIGRDNLVPVGVDADGRMRIDLLRDTLRDLQQRNIRPMAIVGIAGTTETGAVDPLDAIADVAHEAGCHFHVDAAWGGATLLSERERWRFAGIERADSVVIDAHKQFYVPMGAGMVLFRSPAWTQEIIQHANYIVRKGSVDLGRHTLEGSRGAAAVMLYANLHLLGRKGLAQLIDRSIDNAHYFASLIAQQPDFELDSHPQLCILTYRHVPETVRAALATASADRREKILDALDALTINIQEMQRDAGRSFVSRTQLMSTQWGGRPIAVFRVVLANPDTTHAILQGILDEQRALAAASPCMAPLIALMGAPDAA; encoded by the coding sequence TTGAACTGGGTGATGCAAATGAAGCCGGACAGCTCTCGCGAAGAGTCCTCAAAAAGCACGGACGGGGGCGACGACTGCCCCTTGCGCTGGTTCGACGCGGATCGGGGTGCATTCGAATCGCTCGAGCGATTGATCGCCGAGCATCCGGCGGATTTCTTTGCGGGCGAGCGTTTTGATCCGGTTGGCGCGTGCGGCACACGCGAGGCGGTGTTCGCGTCGGTTGAGCTGCCCGAGACTCCGACATCGCCGCAAGCGCATGCCGATCATCTGCTCAACGACGTGTTTCGGCACGTGATGCCCGTGGCATCTCCAACTTTCGTCGGACACATGACGTCGTCGCTGCCGTCGTTCATGCCCTCGCTCGCCAAGGTGGTGGCAGCGCTCAACCAGAACGTCGTGAAGCTCGAGACTTCGGGCGCGCTGACAGGGCTCGAGCGCCAGGTCATCGGCATGCTGCACAAGCTGGTGTTTGGGCAGGACAGCGCGTTCTATGCGAGATGGCTGCACGATGCCGACCACGCGCTCGGCGCGATCTGTTCTGGCGGCACGGTCGCCAACCTCACCGCGCTATGGGCGAGCCGCAACAACTTGCTGGGCGCGCGTGATGGCTTCGCCGGCATCCATCGCGCCGGACTGATGGCTGCACTACGCCATTACGGCCATGACGGGCTTGCAATCGTCGTCTCGGAGCGCGGACACTACTCGTTGCGAAAGGCAGCCGATGTCCTTGGCATCGGGCGCGACAATCTCGTGCCGGTCGGGGTCGATGCAGACGGTCGCATGCGCATCGACCTGCTGCGCGACACCCTGCGTGACCTGCAGCAGCGCAACATCCGGCCGATGGCGATCGTTGGCATAGCGGGGACGACGGAGACGGGCGCGGTCGATCCGCTCGATGCGATTGCGGATGTTGCTCATGAGGCCGGCTGCCATTTCCACGTGGATGCCGCATGGGGCGGCGCAACACTGCTGTCGGAGCGCGAGCGCTGGCGCTTCGCGGGCATCGAGCGCGCCGATTCCGTCGTCATCGATGCGCACAAACAGTTCTACGTGCCGATGGGTGCCGGCATGGTGCTGTTCCGGAGCCCGGCGTGGACGCAGGAAATCATCCAGCATGCGAACTACATCGTGCGCAAGGGCTCGGTGGACCTGGGGCGCCATACGCTCGAAGGATCGCGCGGGGCGGCGGCAGTCATGCTCTATGCGAACCTTCATCTGCTCGGTCGCAAGGGGTTGGCGCAGTTGATCGATCGTAGCATCGATAACGCCCACTACTTTGCATCCCTGATTGCGCAGCAGCCGGATTTCGAGCTCGACAGCCACCCGCAGCTTTGCATCCTGACCTATCGCCATGTGCCCGAGACCGTGCGTGCCGCGCTGGCAACGGCTTCGGCCGACAGGCGCGAGAAGATCCTGGACGCGCTGGATGCGCTGACCATCAACATTCAGGAAATGCAGCGCGATGCCGGCCGCTCGTTCGTATCGCGCACGCAGTTGATGTCGACACAGTGGGGTGGCCGCCCGATTGCCGTTTTCCGCGTGGTGCTGGCCAACCCGGATACGACGCATGCCATCCTGCAGGGCATCCTCGACGAACAGCGCGCGCTGGCGGCGGCCAGCCCTTGCATGGCGCCGCTGATTGCGCTGATGGGGGCGCCGGACGCCGCGTGA
- a CDS encoding major facilitator transporter (K05548: benK; MFS transporter, AAHS family, benzoate transport protein) — protein MRHIDVHKFADDARFKRFHAGLLFWCALIIIFDGYDLAVVGIALPSIMKDMGVDATSAGFMISSALFGMMFGAVIMGTIADRIGRPKAIAVCIGLFSVFTAAAGMTHDPITFSITRFLAGLGIGGVMPNVVAQMTEFSPRKTRGTMVTLMFSGYSVGGMLAAIMGKSLIETYGWQSVFLAASVPVLIIPAVLKLMPESLPFLIQRNRLDTLKAVLVQMDPTYRAQMTDRFDLPQAEKGASAPISMLFRDGRGFSTVMLWVAFFMCLFMVYALSSWLAKLMAGAGYSLGSALTFVLVLNFGAMAGAIGGGWLADKFNIKYVLVGMYALAAISITLLGYKMPTGALFFVVALAGASTIGTQIVTYAYAGQFYPATVRGTGIGWASGVGRSGAILAPIVIGVLVSMSLPLQQNFAAMAVPAVIAVLAVLLIDHNRSASLIDSRSSQGAADSERTVVLDGAKPVQRSPYR, from the coding sequence ATGCGTCATATTGATGTTCACAAGTTCGCCGACGACGCGCGCTTCAAAAGATTCCATGCTGGCCTGTTGTTCTGGTGCGCGCTCATCATCATCTTTGATGGCTATGACCTGGCCGTCGTGGGCATCGCGCTCCCATCCATCATGAAAGACATGGGCGTCGATGCGACCAGCGCCGGCTTCATGATCAGTTCCGCGCTGTTCGGCATGATGTTCGGCGCAGTCATCATGGGAACCATTGCCGATCGCATTGGCCGGCCCAAGGCCATCGCAGTCTGTATCGGACTCTTCAGCGTCTTTACTGCTGCGGCGGGAATGACGCATGATCCGATCACGTTCAGCATTACACGCTTCCTTGCCGGATTGGGAATCGGCGGTGTGATGCCCAATGTCGTCGCTCAGATGACAGAGTTCTCTCCGCGCAAGACCCGCGGAACCATGGTCACGCTGATGTTTAGCGGGTATTCCGTAGGGGGGATGCTCGCAGCAATCATGGGCAAATCACTGATCGAGACGTACGGTTGGCAATCGGTATTCCTGGCTGCGAGCGTTCCCGTACTTATCATCCCTGCTGTGTTAAAGCTGATGCCGGAGTCACTGCCCTTCCTGATCCAGCGCAATCGTCTGGACACTCTCAAAGCGGTACTGGTCCAGATGGACCCCACCTACCGCGCTCAGATGACAGACCGGTTCGACTTGCCGCAGGCCGAGAAAGGGGCCAGCGCTCCCATCAGTATGCTGTTCCGTGATGGCCGGGGCTTCAGCACCGTGATGCTATGGGTCGCCTTCTTCATGTGCCTGTTCATGGTCTATGCATTGAGCTCCTGGCTCGCGAAACTCATGGCTGGCGCGGGCTATAGCCTCGGCTCGGCATTGACGTTCGTCCTGGTGTTGAACTTTGGCGCGATGGCCGGCGCAATCGGAGGTGGTTGGCTGGCAGACAAGTTCAATATCAAATACGTGCTGGTTGGCATGTACGCACTCGCCGCGATATCGATCACGCTGCTTGGCTACAAGATGCCGACCGGGGCCTTGTTCTTCGTGGTCGCGCTTGCCGGAGCCTCCACGATCGGCACGCAAATCGTGACGTACGCATATGCAGGGCAGTTCTACCCAGCTACCGTCCGGGGCACGGGCATTGGCTGGGCATCCGGAGTCGGCAGAAGCGGCGCAATCCTGGCGCCCATTGTCATCGGCGTGCTGGTAAGCATGTCCCTGCCACTCCAGCAGAATTTCGCCGCAATGGCAGTGCCTGCTGTCATCGCCGTGCTGGCTGTGCTCCTGATCGACCATAATCGGTCGGCATCTCTGATCGACAGCAGGTCGAGCCAGGGCGCAGCGGATTCAGAACGGACGGTCGTTCTAGACGGCGCCAAACCAGTGCAGAGGTCGCCTTATCGGTGA
- the benD gene encoding 1,6-dihydroxycyclohexa-2,4-diene-1-carboxylate dehydrogenase (catalyzes the degradation of 2-hydro-1,2-dihydroxy benzoate to catechol~K05783: benD-xylL; dihydroxycyclohexadiene carboxylate dehydrogenase [EC:1.3.1.25 1.3.1.-]), whose translation MSAKRFEGKVMVVTGAAQGIGRGVALRAAAEGAKVLFVDRADFVSEVAAEAVGADTAGFIADLETYEGAASTMAFAVEKFGRIDILINGVGGAIRMRPYAEFEPAQIDAEIRRSLMPTLYGCHAVLPHMLAQGRGTIVNVSSNATRGIRRVPYSAAKGGVNALTQSLAMEYGEHNIRVVAAAPGGTEAPPRRVPRNAAGDSEQEKTWMSEAVAQVTESTFFKRYGTLDEQIAPILFLASDEAGYITGAVLPVAGGDNG comes from the coding sequence ATGAGCGCCAAGCGATTCGAAGGCAAGGTGATGGTGGTCACCGGTGCCGCCCAAGGTATCGGGCGCGGCGTCGCTCTACGCGCTGCGGCTGAAGGTGCGAAGGTTCTGTTTGTCGACCGCGCCGATTTCGTCTCCGAGGTCGCAGCGGAAGCAGTTGGGGCCGACACTGCCGGCTTCATTGCCGACCTCGAGACCTATGAAGGCGCAGCCTCCACGATGGCCTTCGCTGTGGAGAAGTTTGGTCGAATTGACATTCTGATAAACGGCGTCGGCGGGGCCATTCGTATGCGGCCTTATGCCGAGTTCGAACCGGCTCAGATTGATGCAGAAATCCGCCGTTCGCTCATGCCGACCTTGTACGGCTGCCACGCGGTGCTTCCGCACATGCTCGCTCAAGGACGCGGAACCATCGTCAACGTTTCCTCGAATGCAACGCGCGGCATCCGTCGCGTGCCGTATTCGGCTGCAAAGGGCGGCGTCAACGCGCTAACCCAGTCGCTTGCGATGGAGTATGGCGAGCACAACATCCGTGTGGTCGCTGCGGCACCCGGTGGAACCGAGGCGCCTCCCCGGCGCGTGCCTCGCAACGCGGCTGGAGATAGCGAGCAGGAGAAGACGTGGATGAGCGAGGCGGTGGCACAAGTTACTGAGTCCACCTTCTTCAAACGCTACGGCACACTCGACGAACAAATCGCGCCGATTCTCTTTCTTGCGTCTGACGAAGCAGGCTACATCACAGGCGCCGTGCTGCCGGTTGCGGGCGGCGACAACGGCTAG
- a CDS encoding NADH oxidase (K05784: benC-xylZ; benzoate/toluate 1,2-dioxygenase electron transfer component), with translation MSSYNIALNFEDGVTRFVECKAGEKVLDAAFRAKINLPMDCSDGVCGTCKCRAESGSYDLGDDFIEDALSDDEKAGGLVLTCQMVPQSDCVIAVPASSTMCKTEQSKFTATVTKVAQHNDAAVVLELDVDSIPPVFLAGQYVNIDVPGSGKHRSYSFSSAPGASKISFLIKKIPGGVMSTWLESAQPGHKVQLTGPLGSFYLRAVERPLLFLAGGTGLAPFLSMLEVLVRANSEQKVHLIYGVTRDLDLVQVEAIEAYVAKLPNFTFSTVVAEAESSHPRKGWVTQHMPAECLNDGDVDVYLCGPPPMVDAVRKYFDDNGVKPNSFHYEKFTPNAAPVTP, from the coding sequence ATGTCCAGCTACAACATCGCACTGAACTTTGAAGACGGCGTGACCCGCTTTGTCGAATGTAAGGCCGGCGAAAAGGTTCTCGATGCCGCTTTTCGCGCCAAGATTAACCTGCCGATGGATTGCTCCGACGGCGTGTGTGGCACCTGCAAGTGCCGCGCCGAGAGTGGCAGCTACGACTTGGGCGACGACTTCATTGAGGACGCGTTGAGCGACGACGAGAAAGCTGGCGGTCTCGTGCTCACGTGCCAGATGGTTCCCCAGAGTGACTGCGTCATCGCAGTTCCGGCATCGTCGACGATGTGCAAAACCGAGCAAAGCAAATTCACTGCGACGGTCACGAAAGTCGCACAGCACAATGATGCGGCGGTGGTCCTTGAGTTGGACGTGGACAGCATCCCTCCGGTCTTCCTCGCTGGCCAGTATGTAAACATCGACGTCCCCGGCAGCGGAAAGCATCGGTCATACTCATTTTCGTCCGCGCCGGGCGCATCGAAAATCAGTTTCCTGATCAAGAAAATCCCTGGCGGCGTGATGAGCACCTGGCTCGAATCGGCGCAGCCAGGCCACAAGGTGCAACTGACGGGCCCCCTGGGCAGCTTCTACCTCCGGGCAGTGGAGCGTCCCTTGTTGTTCCTGGCTGGCGGCACGGGCTTGGCCCCATTTCTGTCGATGCTGGAAGTCCTGGTTCGCGCGAACTCCGAGCAGAAGGTGCATCTCATCTACGGCGTGACACGAGACCTCGATCTTGTCCAGGTTGAGGCTATCGAGGCGTACGTCGCGAAGTTGCCGAACTTTACGTTCAGCACCGTGGTCGCAGAAGCGGAATCGAGCCATCCCCGCAAGGGCTGGGTGACCCAGCATATGCCGGCTGAATGTCTGAACGATGGTGATGTTGACGTGTACCTGTGCGGACCTCCGCCGATGGTCGACGCGGTGCGCAAGTATTTCGACGACAACGGTGTGAAGCCCAACAGCTTCCATTACGAGAAGTTCACGCCCAACGCAGCCCCGGTGACCCCATGA
- a CDS encoding benzoate 1,2-dioxygenase subunit beta (K05550: benB-xylY; benzoate/toluate 1,2-dioxygenase subunit beta [EC:1.14.12.10 1.14.12.-]) gives MSIDYQKICSALFHEARFLDDRQWDEWLACYTEDVTYWMPAWDDDDKLTEDPQSEISLMYYSDRGGLEDRVFRIRTERSSASMPEPRTSHHVTNIEVLAERDNEVDVRYNFNTLSHRYKVTDQYFGTAYVTFRKVDDRLLISSKKIALKNDYIRQVLDVYHV, from the coding sequence ATGAGCATCGACTATCAAAAGATCTGTAGCGCGCTCTTTCACGAGGCACGCTTTCTGGATGATCGTCAGTGGGACGAGTGGTTGGCCTGCTACACCGAAGACGTCACCTACTGGATGCCGGCCTGGGATGACGATGACAAGCTCACCGAAGACCCGCAAAGCGAAATTTCTCTGATGTACTACTCGGACCGCGGCGGCCTGGAAGACCGGGTGTTCCGTATCAGAACCGAGCGCAGCAGCGCGTCGATGCCGGAGCCGCGCACCAGCCACCACGTTACCAATATCGAAGTGCTGGCGGAGCGGGATAACGAAGTCGACGTTCGATACAACTTCAACACGTTGAGCCATCGTTACAAGGTCACGGATCAGTATTTCGGCACCGCCTACGTCACCTTCCGCAAAGTTGACGACCGTTTGCTGATTTCGAGCAAGAAGATTGCGCTCAAGAACGACTATATCCGCCAGGTGCTGGACGTCTACCACGTCTGA
- a CDS encoding benzoate 1,2-dioxygenase subunit alpha (K05549: benA-xylX; benzoate/toluate 1,2-dioxygenase subunit alpha [EC:1.14.12.10 1.14.12.-]) gives MSATIDKARKLDDLLSNAVQDDKENGVFRCRRDIFTNADLYELEMKHIFESNWVYLAHESQVPNNNDYYTTWIGRQPIVITRDKTGELHAVINACAHKGAMLCRRKHGNKGSFTCPFHGWTFSNAGKLLKVKDEKTTEYPVQFNKQGSHDLKKVARFQNYRGFLFGSLSEDVMPLEDYLGETKVIIDQIVSQAPDGLEVLRGNSSYIYDGNWKMQMENGCDGYHVSTVHWNYAATMGRRHVEGTKAVDANGWSKSVAGVYGFEHGHILLWTNTMNPEVRPVYQNRDEIAARVGEDKAKYIVNQTRNLCLYPNVFLMDQFSTQIRVVRPISVDKTEVSIFCFAPKGESAESRAIRIRQYEDFFNVSGMGTSDDLEEFRACQAGYASTTSMWNDMSRGAPLWVHGPDANAKGMGLNPLISGERSEDEGLFVVQHEYWMQVMREALRKEQAEAAV, from the coding sequence ATGTCCGCAACTATCGATAAAGCACGGAAACTGGACGACTTGCTGAGCAACGCCGTTCAGGATGACAAGGAAAATGGCGTCTTCCGTTGTCGCCGCGACATCTTCACGAACGCCGATTTGTACGAACTCGAGATGAAGCACATCTTCGAGAGCAACTGGGTCTATCTCGCGCACGAAAGCCAGGTACCGAACAATAACGATTACTACACGACGTGGATTGGTCGTCAGCCGATTGTCATCACGCGTGACAAGACCGGTGAGTTGCACGCGGTCATCAACGCATGTGCTCACAAGGGCGCCATGCTGTGCCGTCGCAAGCACGGCAACAAGGGCAGCTTCACTTGCCCGTTCCACGGCTGGACGTTCTCGAACGCCGGCAAGCTTCTGAAGGTAAAGGACGAGAAGACCACCGAGTATCCGGTGCAGTTCAACAAGCAGGGCTCGCACGACCTGAAGAAGGTCGCGCGTTTCCAGAACTATCGCGGTTTCCTGTTTGGCAGCCTGAGCGAAGACGTGATGCCGCTCGAGGACTATCTCGGCGAGACGAAGGTCATCATTGATCAAATCGTCTCGCAGGCGCCGGATGGTCTCGAAGTGTTGCGAGGCAACTCTTCGTACATCTACGACGGCAACTGGAAGATGCAGATGGAAAACGGTTGTGACGGCTATCACGTCAGCACCGTGCACTGGAACTATGCCGCAACGATGGGCCGCCGCCATGTCGAAGGCACCAAGGCCGTCGATGCAAATGGTTGGAGCAAGTCGGTTGCGGGCGTGTATGGCTTCGAGCATGGCCATATCCTGCTTTGGACCAACACGATGAATCCTGAAGTGCGTCCTGTCTATCAGAATCGCGACGAAATCGCTGCTCGTGTCGGCGAAGACAAGGCTAAGTACATCGTGAATCAGACACGAAACCTGTGCTTGTATCCGAACGTGTTCCTGATGGATCAGTTCAGTACCCAGATTCGCGTCGTCCGTCCGATCAGTGTTGACAAGACGGAAGTTAGCATCTTCTGCTTCGCACCGAAGGGCGAAAGCGCAGAAAGCCGCGCGATCCGCATTCGTCAATACGAAGACTTCTTCAACGTCTCGGGCATGGGCACCAGCGACGACCTCGAAGAGTTCCGTGCGTGCCAGGCAGGTTACGCCAGCACGACGTCGATGTGGAACGACATGTCGCGCGGGGCGCCGTTGTGGGTCCATGGACCTGACGCGAATGCGAAGGGCATGGGCTTGAACCCGCTTATCTCGGGCGAGCGCAGCGAAGATGAAGGTCTCTTTGTGGTTCAACACGAATACTGGATGCAGGTGATGCGCGAAGCCCTGCGGAAAGAACAGGCGGAGGCAGCCGTATGA
- a CDS encoding catechol 1,2-dioxygenase (K03381: catA; catechol 1,2-dioxygenase [EC:1.13.11.1]), producing the protein MSVKVFDSKEVQDLLKAAANLGSQDGNARTKQITHRLLSDLFKAIDDLDMTPDEIWDGVNYFNKLGQDGEAALLAAGLGLEKYLDIRMDAEDREADIHGGTPRTIEGPLYVAGAPVRDGVSKIDLNADEDAGPLIIRGTVTGPDGKPVADAVVECWHANSKGFYSHFDPTGAQDDFNLRGAVKTGPDGKYEFRTLMPVGYGCPPHGATQQLLDVIARHGNRPAHVHFFVTSDKTRKLTTQINIEGDPLIWDDFAYATREELVPHVVEKTGGAALGLKGNAYKEIEFNIELTPLVQGKDNQLVNRPRASATA; encoded by the coding sequence ATGAGTGTCAAAGTGTTCGACTCGAAGGAAGTGCAGGACCTGCTGAAGGCCGCTGCTAATCTGGGAAGCCAGGATGGCAACGCTCGTACCAAGCAGATTACTCATCGTCTGCTGAGCGACCTCTTCAAGGCCATCGACGACTTGGACATGACGCCCGACGAGATTTGGGACGGTGTGAATTACTTCAACAAGCTCGGACAAGATGGTGAGGCGGCCCTCTTGGCCGCTGGCCTTGGTCTCGAGAAGTATCTCGACATCCGCATGGATGCAGAGGACCGTGAAGCTGACATCCACGGTGGCACGCCGCGCACTATCGAAGGCCCGCTGTATGTTGCTGGCGCCCCGGTGCGCGATGGCGTCTCTAAGATTGATCTCAATGCCGACGAAGACGCGGGTCCGCTCATCATCCGTGGCACGGTGACCGGACCGGACGGCAAGCCCGTGGCCGATGCGGTCGTCGAATGCTGGCACGCCAACTCCAAGGGCTTTTACTCGCACTTTGATCCGACCGGCGCGCAAGACGATTTCAACCTTCGCGGCGCGGTGAAGACCGGGCCTGACGGCAAGTACGAGTTCCGCACGCTGATGCCCGTTGGCTACGGCTGTCCGCCGCACGGCGCCACGCAGCAGTTGCTTGACGTGATTGCCCGCCACGGCAACCGCCCGGCGCACGTACACTTCTTCGTAACGAGCGACAAGACTCGCAAGCTCACGACGCAGATCAACATCGAAGGCGATCCGCTGATCTGGGACGACTTCGCTTATGCGACTCGCGAAGAGCTTGTGCCGCACGTTGTCGAGAAGACGGGCGGCGCTGCGCTCGGCCTCAAGGGCAACGCGTACAAGGAAATCGAATTCAACATCGAGCTGACTCCACTGGTGCAAGGCAAGGACAACCAGCTTGTGAATCGCCCTCGCGCATCCGCCACGGCATAA